Within the Vibrio sp. DW001 genome, the region GTGCTAGATAAAGATTTTAATATACAAGTCTGGAATGGTTTTATGACGCATCATAGCGGTAAGCAAGCGCATGATGTGAACGGAAAATCGATTTTTGAAGTATTCCCTGAGATACAAAAAGAATGGTTTGTAATTAAGGCAAAGCCTGTTTTCGATCTAGGTTGTCGTAGTTTTGTTACTTGGCGACAAAGGCCTTATTTGTTTAAGTGCAGAAACGTAAGACCTATTACGCAACAAGCGGATTATATGTATCAAAACGTGACCCTTAATCCGATGCGGACTCCAACCG harbors:
- a CDS encoding PAS domain-containing protein, with the protein product MIGLPAEFEQFHWMVDMVQNVDLGLVVLDKDFNIQVWNGFMTHHSGKQAHDVNGKSIFEVFPEIQKEWFVIKAKPVFDLGCRSFVTWRQRPYLFKCRNVRPITQQADYMYQNVTLNPMRTPTGEIKSLFLSIQDATAEAMTENRKSDIKG